CTTGCCGAGGAATAAAACCTGCAAGCGTCATTTTTGTCCTTTATCAGGACTTGGGCCGCTTATTATGCATATAGTCAAATAAATGCGATTCAGCCATTGATAGAAAAGTGTAAACGAGAGGAAGAGTGACATGCGTGCACTGTTATTGGAACAACAAAACGACCAAACTCTGGCTCAAATCAAAGATATCGGCAGCGATCGGTTGCCGGAAGGCGATGTCACTGTCGACATCAACTGGTCCAGCCTGAACTATAAGGATGCGCTGGCGATCACCGGCAAAGGCAAGATCGTGCGCAACTTCCCGATGGTGCCGGGCATCGACTTCGCCGGCACCGTGCGCCACAGCCGCGACGATCGCTTCAAAGAGGGACAAAGCGTGGTGCTCACCGGCTGGGGCGTGGGGGAACATCACTGGGGCGGCCTGGCCGAGCAGGCGCGCGTCTCCGGCGAGTGGCTGGTGCCGCTGCCGAATGGCCTGGATGAGCGCAAGGCGATGATCATCGGCACCGCCGGCTTTACCGCCATGCTGTGCGTCATGGCGTTGGAGGAAGGCGGCGTGCACCCGGACGACGGCGATATCCTGGTTACCGGCGCCAGCGGCGGCGTGGGCAGCACCGCCATCGCCCTGCTGGCGGCGCTGGGTTACCGGGTGACCGCCATCAGCGGCCGCGACAGCAATACCGACTATCTGAAAACGCTCGGCGCCAAAGAGGTGATGTCGCGCGATGGCTATATCGACACGCCGCGCCCGTTGGAGAAACAGCTGTGGGCCGGCGCAGTGGACACCGTCGGCGACAAACTGCTGGCGCGGGTGCTGGCGCAGATGAACTATAACGGCACCGTCGCCGCCTGCGGCCTGGCGGGCGGTTATCAACTGCCGACCACTGTGATGCCGTTCATTCTGCGCAACGTGCGTCTGCAGGGCGTGGATTCGGTGCATACGCCGCTGCATCGCCGCCAAACCGCCTGGGAACGACTGGCCGGTATTCTGCCGGACAGCTTCTATCAGCAAGCCACGCATGAAATCACCCTCGAGCAGGCGCCGGCCACCGCCGCCGCACTGCTGAACAACCAAATCACCGGTCGTACCCTGGTGAAAATCCGCTGACCTTACTCCCCCCGGCAACGGGGGGATCGCCCGCTTCTGCGAAATTTCATATT
The sequence above is drawn from the Serratia sp. FDAARGOS_506 genome and encodes:
- a CDS encoding MDR family oxidoreductase produces the protein MRALLLEQQNDQTLAQIKDIGSDRLPEGDVTVDINWSSLNYKDALAITGKGKIVRNFPMVPGIDFAGTVRHSRDDRFKEGQSVVLTGWGVGEHHWGGLAEQARVSGEWLVPLPNGLDERKAMIIGTAGFTAMLCVMALEEGGVHPDDGDILVTGASGGVGSTAIALLAALGYRVTAISGRDSNTDYLKTLGAKEVMSRDGYIDTPRPLEKQLWAGAVDTVGDKLLARVLAQMNYNGTVAACGLAGGYQLPTTVMPFILRNVRLQGVDSVHTPLHRRQTAWERLAGILPDSFYQQATHEITLEQAPATAAALLNNQITGRTLVKIR